A window of Echeneis naucrates chromosome 13, fEcheNa1.1, whole genome shotgun sequence contains these coding sequences:
- the LOC115053471 gene encoding transmembrane protein 255B, whose translation MTAKIQRRSDKPEPKSRATGMAVRLGTALWLVLAMLALSLLLVVLGVYTTTRTESLNVTGYASGVILTLGSFLGLLGLCLEENRKQLLMAAIIFLSVGIITSFVCLVIDGACIVLNMDMRPLRAERCQYYSSGTSYVYENFYTSVSCWNLMESCTMTVRSGTCYCCDLYNCANGGYLNNYYEFVGVQSCEDVFTLYILIWTLTGLNLVAFFTGILTTAVLGSIKNKRNSYPVTEPSGSTASSPTAPLLTDTNTHTAHQLHSGDSMYFPPTEKTAVPQSFSSSSTHQSNSGPPPFAPLTSLLPFRGHSFSA comes from the exons ATGACTGCGAAGATCCAGAGAAGGTCGGACAAACCAGAGCCAAAGAGCCGAGCAACAG GGATGGCGGTGAGGCTCGGGACAGCTCTGTGGCTGGTGCTGGCCATGCTCGCTCTGTccctgctgctggtggtgcttGGAGTCTACACAACCACCCGCACAGAGAGCCTGAACGTGACAGGCTACGCCTCTGGAGTTATT CTGACTCTTGGATCGTTCCTCGGACTTCTGGGACTCTGCCTGGAGGAAAACCGCAAGCAGCTG TTGATGGCTGCAATCATATTCCTCAGCGTTGGGATCATTACCTCCTTTGTGTGCCTGGTGATTGATGGCGCCTGTATTGTCTTAAACATG GACATGCGTCCACTGAGAGCGGAAAGATGCCAATATTACAGCAGCGGCACCAGCTACGTGTACGAGAACTTCTACACCTCT GTGTCGTGCTGGAATCTGATGGAGTCTTGTACCATGACGGTGCGTAGTGGGACCTGCTACTGCTGTGACCTTTACAACTGTGCCAA TGGAGGCTACCTCAACAACTACTATGAGTTTGTTGGAGTACAAAGCTGCGAGGACGTTTTCACGCTTTACATCTTGATCTGGACACTCACTGGTCTGAATCTCGTGGCCTTCTTCACAGGGATACTAACTACGGCCGTGCTTGGCAGCATAAAGAACAAA AGGAATAGTTATCCTGTAACAGAGCCCTCCGGGAGCACAGCATCTTCCCCCACAGCTCCTCTGCTGACggacaccaacacacacacagcccaccAGCTCCATTCG GGAGACTCGATGTATTTCCCTCCGACAGAAAAGACAGCTGTCCCACAGAGTTTTTCTTCATCCTCAACTCATCAGTCAAACTCCGGTCCTCCTCCATTTGCCCCCCTGACCAGCCTGCTGCCTTTCAGAGGACACAGCTTCTCTGCATGa